The following proteins are co-located in the Candidatus Sulfotelmatobacter sp. genome:
- a CDS encoding amidohydrolase family protein gives MQHPGIDLDALVAIDVHVHAHVHEEPNEVARAASRYFGHAEETPTDLDALAEYYRTRKIAAVVFAMDERLSGRAMVPNDAVLAAAARNSDILVPFASVDPMRGPAALTEVDRLIDAGARGFKLHPPLQGFFANDPAVYPFYERLEAARLPVLVHTGHSGIGTGVRGGAGVRLKYGNPLPLDDVAVDFPDLPIIMAHPSFPWQDEAISVCMHKPNVYIDLSGWSPKYFSPTLVQYAQTRLREKVLFGSDYPLLTPDRWLRDFAALPFRDEVRPLVLKENAARLLQLG, from the coding sequence ATGCAGCACCCCGGCATCGACCTCGACGCGCTGGTCGCGATCGACGTGCACGTCCACGCGCACGTGCACGAAGAGCCGAACGAGGTCGCGCGCGCGGCGTCCCGCTATTTCGGCCACGCGGAGGAGACGCCGACCGATCTCGACGCGCTGGCCGAGTATTACCGCACCCGTAAGATCGCCGCGGTCGTGTTCGCGATGGACGAGCGGCTCTCGGGCCGCGCAATGGTACCGAACGACGCCGTGCTGGCGGCAGCGGCACGCAATTCGGACATCCTGGTCCCGTTCGCCAGCGTCGACCCCATGCGCGGTCCCGCCGCCCTGACCGAGGTCGACCGGCTGATCGACGCGGGCGCGCGCGGCTTCAAGCTGCACCCGCCGCTGCAAGGCTTCTTCGCCAACGATCCCGCCGTGTATCCGTTCTACGAGCGGCTCGAAGCCGCGCGCCTGCCGGTGCTCGTGCACACCGGGCACAGCGGAATCGGCACCGGCGTGCGCGGCGGGGCGGGCGTGCGCCTCAAGTACGGCAACCCGCTGCCGCTCGACGACGTCGCGGTCGACTTTCCCGACCTGCCGATCATCATGGCCCACCCGTCGTTTCCGTGGCAGGACGAAGCGATCTCGGTCTGCATGCACAAGCCGAACGTCTACATCGACCTCTCCGGCTGGTCGCCGAAGTACTTCTCGCCCACGCTGGTGCAGTACGCGCAGACGCGCTTGCGCGAGAAGGTGCTGTTCGGCTCGGACTATCCGCTGCTCACGCCGGACCGCTGGCTGCGCGACTTCGCCGCGCTGCCGTTCCGCGACGAGGTCCGCCCGCTGGTGCTCAAGGAGAACGCGGCGCGCTTGTTGCAGCTCGGCTGA
- a CDS encoding malonic semialdehyde reductase: MTTTLPELDELIARKGARTVDEHALRSLFLDARTANGFLDVPVPRALLERAVELAKHGPTGANAQPMRLVFVESPEAKQRLLPALAPGNVEKTKSAPVTAIVAADHRFYEHLPRLFPHAPQMKAMYEGDDKAALVEQQATLNATLQGAYFMLAARSLGLDVGPMGGFDRAQVDATFFPDGRSKSLWLVNLGYADDGKTFARSPRLEFDEIATIV, translated from the coding sequence GTGACCACAACCCTGCCCGAGCTCGACGAGCTCATCGCCCGCAAGGGCGCCCGCACCGTCGACGAGCACGCGCTGCGCAGCCTGTTCCTCGACGCCCGCACCGCCAACGGCTTCCTCGACGTGCCCGTCCCGCGGGCGCTGCTCGAGCGCGCCGTCGAGTTGGCCAAGCACGGTCCGACCGGTGCCAACGCCCAGCCGATGCGGCTGGTGTTCGTCGAGAGCCCCGAGGCCAAGCAGCGGCTGCTCCCGGCGCTTGCGCCCGGCAACGTCGAGAAGACGAAGAGCGCGCCGGTGACCGCGATCGTCGCGGCCGACCACCGCTTCTACGAGCACCTGCCGCGGCTCTTCCCGCACGCGCCGCAGATGAAGGCCATGTACGAAGGCGACGACAAGGCCGCGCTGGTGGAGCAGCAGGCGACGCTGAACGCGACGCTGCAGGGCGCGTACTTCATGCTGGCCGCGCGCTCGCTGGGGCTCGACGTCGGACCGATGGGCGGCTTCGATCGCGCGCAGGTCGACGCGACGTTCTTCCCCGACGGCCGCAGCAAGTCGCTGTGGCTGGTCAACCTCGGGTACGCCGACGACGGCAAGACCTTCGCGCGCAGTCCGCGCCTGGAGTTCGACGAGATCGCGACGATCGTCTGA
- a CDS encoding PAS domain S-box protein, producing MGDATNGIDRPAPARPIGPDVLQLVVDAAPTASVVVDVHGTLLAANAHAATLFGYGLAELRAIPVDALLPARFRERHPSLRASFYHSPSARPMGAGRDLYGLRRDGTEVPIEIGLTPIEVAEGTFVLAAIVDLTERQRAQEHQRLIIEAANAMVMVDSAGAIALVNSEAEALFGYARDELLGRSIETLVPERFRGGHPGVRAAFAGDATRRPMGAERDLFGLRKDGSEVPIEIGLNPLTTPEGQFVIASIIDITERRRAERLRILNAGMQQHNEQLAALNQELESFSYSVSHDLRAPIRAISGFAGALEEDCGALLDDEGRRLLAVIRGEAARMGRLIDDLLEFSRLGREPLRVDVVDMTALARDVAERLKDDYRATVSIEELPPAWGDVRLLRQVWENLIANAFKYSATRAAPCVRIAGVLSDGESIYCVEDNGVGFDMTYADKLFGVFQRLHHDDEFSGTGVGLATVSRIVVRHEGRVWGVGEVDKGAQFSFALPVQPA from the coding sequence ATGGGTGACGCAACCAACGGTATCGATCGCCCGGCGCCGGCGCGGCCGATCGGGCCCGACGTACTACAGCTCGTCGTCGACGCGGCGCCGACGGCATCGGTCGTGGTCGACGTCCACGGCACGCTGCTGGCGGCCAACGCGCACGCAGCCACGCTGTTCGGCTACGGGCTCGCCGAGCTGCGCGCGATCCCGGTCGATGCGCTCCTGCCGGCGCGCTTTCGCGAGCGCCATCCCTCGCTGCGCGCCTCGTTCTACCATTCGCCGTCGGCGCGTCCGATGGGCGCCGGCCGTGACCTGTACGGGCTGCGCCGCGACGGGACCGAAGTTCCGATCGAGATCGGCCTCACCCCGATCGAGGTCGCCGAGGGCACCTTCGTCCTGGCGGCGATCGTCGATCTGACCGAGCGTCAGCGCGCGCAGGAGCATCAGCGGCTGATCATCGAGGCCGCCAACGCGATGGTGATGGTCGACAGCGCCGGTGCCATCGCGCTGGTCAACAGCGAAGCCGAGGCGCTGTTCGGGTACGCGCGCGACGAGCTGCTGGGCCGCTCGATCGAAACGTTGGTCCCGGAACGCTTCCGCGGCGGTCACCCCGGCGTGCGAGCGGCGTTCGCCGGAGACGCGACGCGGCGGCCGATGGGCGCGGAACGCGATCTGTTCGGCTTGCGCAAAGACGGCAGCGAGGTCCCGATCGAGATCGGGCTCAACCCGTTGACAACGCCCGAGGGGCAGTTCGTCATTGCCTCGATCATCGACATCACCGAGCGCCGGCGAGCCGAGCGGCTGCGCATCCTCAACGCCGGCATGCAGCAGCACAACGAGCAGCTGGCGGCACTCAATCAGGAGTTGGAGAGCTTCAGTTACTCGGTCTCGCACGATCTGCGGGCCCCGATCCGCGCGATCTCCGGCTTCGCCGGCGCCCTGGAGGAGGATTGCGGCGCGCTGCTCGACGACGAGGGTCGCCGCCTCCTGGCGGTGATTCGCGGTGAAGCCGCGCGCATGGGGCGGCTCATCGACGACCTGCTCGAGTTCTCGCGCCTCGGACGCGAGCCGCTCCGGGTCGACGTCGTCGACATGACCGCGCTCGCGCGCGACGTCGCCGAGCGCCTCAAAGACGACTATCGCGCCACGGTCTCCATCGAGGAGCTCCCCCCGGCCTGGGGCGACGTCCGTTTGCTGCGCCAAGTGTGGGAGAACCTGATCGCCAACGCGTTCAAGTACTCGGCGACGCGCGCCGCGCCGTGCGTCCGCATCGCCGGCGTGCTGTCGGACGGCGAGAGCATCTATTGCGTGGAGGACAACGGCGTCGGCTTCGACATGACGTATGCCGACAAGCTGTTCGGCGTCTTTCAGCGGCTGCACCACGACGACGAGTTCTCGGGAACCGGCGTGGGCTTGGCCACCGTCAGCCGAATCGTCGTTCGCCACGAAGGACGGGTCTGGGGCGTGGGCGAGGTCGACAAGGGCGCGCAGTTCTCGTTCGCGCTTCCGGTACAGCCCGCGTGA
- a CDS encoding TetR/AcrR family transcriptional regulator: protein MQTRPLRADAARNRHALLAAACACFARGGRATQMDEVASAAGVGIGTLYRHFPTKLDLVGAILAEQLGCFAARARQADGGSAWDRLTALLREMLRSQSENRSLSEISTCEVAKTRPELGERRRELHDALDALMRAAVDEGALRGDVGVDDVLCFVFNAHLTERDDAWCRYAEVVIDGLRARGAKSTA, encoded by the coding sequence ATGCAGACCCGACCGCTCCGCGCCGACGCCGCTCGCAACCGCCATGCCCTGCTGGCGGCCGCCTGCGCTTGCTTCGCCCGCGGCGGCCGCGCCACGCAGATGGACGAGGTCGCGTCCGCCGCCGGGGTCGGCATCGGAACCCTGTACCGGCACTTCCCGACCAAGCTCGACCTGGTCGGGGCGATCCTGGCCGAGCAGCTGGGCTGCTTCGCCGCTCGCGCCCGCCAAGCGGACGGCGGGAGCGCCTGGGACCGGCTGACCGCGCTGCTGCGCGAGATGCTGCGCTCGCAGTCCGAGAACCGGTCGCTCTCGGAGATCTCGACCTGCGAGGTCGCCAAGACGCGGCCCGAGCTCGGCGAGCGCCGGCGCGAGCTGCACGACGCGCTCGACGCGCTGATGCGTGCGGCGGTCGACGAGGGCGCGCTGCGCGGCGACGTCGGCGTCGACGACGTGCTGTGCTTCGTCTTCAACGCACACCTGACCGAGCGTGACGACGCTTGGTGCCGTTACGCTGAGGTCGTCATCGACGGATTGCGCGCGCGCGGCGCGAAGAGCACGGCGTGA
- a CDS encoding YXWGXW repeat-containing protein, translating to MAIVRFLRVLSVAGIALACGLACGLPAAAQVYANLNVSFQVGTPPPALVWDVPPPCPQQNWVWSPGYWAWGPAGYYWVPGTWVPAPQPNYYWTPGYWSWQNNAYVWNPGYWGPTVGFYGGVNYGGGYYGNGWVGGRWSNGVLLYNTAAVHVGSGIRHVYVNRAGIVGQPRGPIVSYNGGAGGVHARPSAAQLAAYRERRSGLTPQQQQHVQVAQQDRRLLARVNGGRPPVVSAARPFTPAARPAGFAPVTAQDRAAVRNTAVRPAPARAAAAPARPAHMGAPAHAAAPAHAAAPAHAARPQRPAAHPAPAHAAAPAHPAMHAQPQRPVAHPAPAAHHPAMQQHPAMQARPAMQQHPAMQARPAMQQHPAAAPHAPAAHPAPAHPQQQQPQHPPHG from the coding sequence GTGGCAATCGTACGATTTCTTCGTGTCCTCTCCGTAGCCGGCATCGCGCTGGCCTGCGGACTCGCTTGCGGCCTCCCGGCCGCGGCGCAGGTGTACGCCAACCTGAACGTCTCGTTTCAGGTCGGAACGCCGCCCCCGGCACTGGTGTGGGACGTCCCGCCGCCGTGCCCCCAACAGAACTGGGTCTGGTCTCCCGGCTACTGGGCATGGGGCCCGGCCGGCTATTACTGGGTGCCCGGCACCTGGGTGCCGGCGCCGCAGCCGAACTACTATTGGACGCCGGGCTACTGGAGCTGGCAGAACAACGCCTACGTCTGGAATCCGGGCTATTGGGGTCCGACTGTCGGCTTCTACGGCGGCGTCAACTACGGCGGCGGCTACTACGGTAACGGGTGGGTCGGCGGCCGCTGGTCCAACGGCGTGCTGCTCTACAACACGGCGGCCGTGCACGTCGGGAGCGGCATTCGCCACGTCTACGTCAACCGCGCGGGCATCGTCGGGCAGCCGCGCGGGCCGATCGTCAGCTACAACGGCGGCGCCGGCGGCGTTCACGCGCGGCCCTCGGCGGCGCAGTTGGCCGCGTACCGCGAGCGGCGGTCCGGGTTGACCCCGCAGCAACAGCAGCACGTGCAGGTCGCACAGCAAGATCGGCGTTTGCTGGCGCGCGTCAACGGCGGCCGACCGCCGGTGGTGAGTGCCGCGCGGCCGTTCACGCCGGCGGCCAGGCCCGCCGGATTCGCGCCGGTCACCGCACAGGACCGCGCCGCGGTCCGCAACACCGCCGTTCGACCGGCCCCCGCGCGAGCGGCGGCGGCACCCGCGCGGCCCGCCCACATGGGCGCACCGGCGCACGCGGCGGCACCGGCGCACGCGGCGGCACCGGCGCATGCCGCCCGACCGCAGCGTCCGGCGGCACACCCGGCACCGGCACACGCCGCGGCTCCGGCGCACCCGGCGATGCACGCGCAGCCGCAGCGACCGGTAGCGCATCCGGCCCCGGCGGCGCACCATCCGGCGATGCAGCAGCATCCGGCGATGCAAGCACGACCCGCGATGCAGCAGCATCCGGCGATGCAAGCGCGACCGGCGATGCAGCAGCATCCGGCGGCGGCACCGCATGCGCCGGCCGCGCATCCGGCGCCGGCTCATCCGCAACAGCAGCAGCCGCAGCACCCGCCGCACGGCTAG
- a CDS encoding diguanylate cyclase: MLRYAPDAIALLDSPPADDLEARRFLFVNDAFERLYQCAHDEVVGLHPWDFFRHNARREGYLAAMAQLERGEPFSHTRRLPRPDGSSVWIEVNFRPLPPLDAPRCRWMFISRDISAARALQVQNQRLIAALERASEPIVIAAVHERSFSYEFVNDAFVKLTGYDRSELQYTIVDLVYDPAELDKLNEARQLLLRGEPVQSEFRMRRANGTPIHLEYTSIPVVDEVTKKVTTVVATFRDITESATVRRRLEHEASHDTLTGLFNRRYMERRLGDAAEWSTYVSGQSLLFIDLDHFKQVNDDFGHDVGDRVLHDVARALQSCVAEADVLGRWGGDEFLAILQCTTSVAERVAVRMIEALAGSRYAKMVGCSIGVARLDPHADVVALADEAAYEAKRAGGNSFRTAQQ; this comes from the coding sequence ATGCTTCGCTATGCGCCCGACGCCATCGCGCTGCTCGACAGTCCGCCCGCCGACGACCTCGAAGCGCGCCGTTTCCTGTTCGTCAACGACGCCTTCGAGCGTCTCTACCAGTGCGCGCACGACGAGGTCGTCGGACTGCACCCGTGGGACTTCTTCCGTCACAACGCCAGGCGCGAAGGGTACCTTGCGGCGATGGCGCAGCTCGAGCGCGGCGAGCCGTTCAGCCACACGCGGCGCCTGCCGCGTCCCGACGGCAGCAGCGTCTGGATCGAGGTCAACTTTCGACCGTTGCCGCCGCTCGATGCGCCGCGTTGCCGCTGGATGTTCATCTCGCGCGACATCAGCGCGGCGCGCGCGCTGCAGGTGCAGAACCAGCGCCTGATCGCCGCCCTCGAACGCGCGTCCGAGCCGATCGTGATCGCGGCCGTCCACGAGCGGTCCTTCTCGTACGAGTTCGTCAACGATGCGTTCGTGAAGCTGACCGGCTACGACCGGTCCGAGCTGCAGTACACCATCGTGGATCTCGTCTACGATCCGGCCGAGCTCGACAAGCTCAACGAGGCGCGCCAGCTGCTCTTGCGCGGCGAGCCGGTGCAGTCCGAGTTCCGCATGCGGCGCGCCAACGGGACGCCGATCCATCTGGAGTACACCTCGATCCCGGTCGTCGACGAGGTCACCAAGAAGGTGACGACCGTGGTCGCGACCTTCCGCGACATCACCGAGAGCGCAACCGTGCGGCGGCGCCTCGAGCACGAGGCGAGTCACGACACGCTGACCGGACTGTTCAACCGCCGCTATATGGAACGGCGGCTCGGGGACGCGGCCGAATGGTCGACCTACGTCTCCGGCCAGTCGCTGCTGTTCATCGACCTCGACCACTTCAAGCAGGTCAACGACGACTTCGGCCACGACGTGGGCGACCGTGTGCTGCACGACGTCGCCCGCGCGCTGCAGAGCTGCGTGGCCGAAGCGGACGTACTCGGCCGCTGGGGCGGCGATGAGTTCCTAGCGATCCTGCAATGTACGACGTCGGTCGCCGAACGGGTCGCGGTGCGCATGATCGAGGCACTGGCGGGCTCGCGCTACGCGAAGATGGTCGGCTGCAGCATCGGCGTCGCGCGCCTCGACCCGCACGCCGACGTCGTCGCGCTCGCCGACGAGGCCGCCTACGAGGCCAAGCGCGCCGGCGGTAACTCCTTCCGCACCGCGCAGCAATAG
- the rlmB gene encoding 23S rRNA (guanosine(2251)-2'-O)-methyltransferase RlmB, with amino-acid sequence MDPRRRLSGGRPQHQQQRRAPRVDLDDVVYGVHAVDEALAAGESLRTIHVGDDRKRDPALRNLLERARTSNVPVRYESRAFFASFPYKAHQGVVAFGEPFAYSSLEEILAAPRAGPLLLVVLDHVTDPHNVGAIVRSTECAGGSGVVLPERRSAGVNPTVRKAAAGAAAYVPVARVANVAQAVRMLKKAGVWVYGAAGEAGARPYTDVDLTADVALVIGAEGEGIAPLVKRECDGLIAIPLLGQIGSLNASVAAGVLLYEAVRQRGRAGERPV; translated from the coding sequence GTGGACCCGCGCCGTCGGCTGAGCGGCGGCCGGCCGCAGCACCAGCAGCAGCGGCGCGCGCCGCGCGTCGATCTCGACGACGTCGTCTACGGCGTGCACGCGGTCGACGAAGCGCTGGCCGCCGGCGAATCGCTGCGCACGATCCACGTCGGCGACGACCGCAAGCGCGATCCCGCGCTGCGCAACCTGCTCGAGCGCGCGCGCACGAGCAACGTGCCGGTGCGCTACGAGAGCCGCGCGTTCTTCGCCAGCTTTCCGTACAAGGCGCATCAGGGCGTGGTCGCGTTCGGCGAGCCGTTCGCGTACTCGTCGCTCGAAGAGATCTTGGCCGCGCCGCGCGCCGGGCCGCTGCTGTTGGTCGTGCTCGACCACGTCACCGACCCGCACAACGTCGGCGCGATCGTGCGCTCGACCGAGTGCGCGGGCGGCAGCGGCGTGGTGCTCCCCGAGCGGCGCAGCGCGGGCGTGAACCCGACCGTCCGCAAGGCGGCGGCCGGCGCCGCGGCCTACGTGCCGGTGGCCCGGGTCGCCAACGTCGCCCAAGCGGTCCGAATGCTGAAGAAGGCCGGCGTCTGGGTCTACGGGGCGGCCGGCGAGGCCGGCGCTCGGCCGTACACCGACGTCGACCTGACGGCCGACGTGGCGCTCGTCATCGGGGCCGAGGGCGAAGGGATCGCTCCCCTGGTCAAACGGGAGTGCGACGGCTTGATCGCGATCCCGCTCTTGGGCCAAATTGGCTCATTGAACGCCTCGGTTGCCGCCGGCGTTTTGCTCTACGAGGCGGTTCGACAGCGGGGCAGAGCAGGCGAAAGACCGGTATAA
- a CDS encoding response regulator, with protein MTDAPSVDVLLAEDNPYDAELLIRAIRQSELVRGVHWVRDGIQALDFLRCRGEHAGRDPRQRPRLVLLDLKMPKVDGLDVLRALKADADFVVPIVMITSSGEERDVVESYALGVNSFVVKPVDGFELTRAIRTLCTYWLALNRVPEG; from the coding sequence GTGACGGACGCTCCGAGCGTCGACGTGCTGCTCGCGGAGGACAATCCGTACGATGCCGAGCTGCTGATCCGCGCGATTCGCCAGAGCGAGCTCGTGCGCGGCGTACACTGGGTGCGCGACGGCATTCAGGCTCTCGATTTCCTGCGCTGTCGCGGCGAGCACGCGGGACGCGACCCGCGTCAGCGCCCGCGGCTGGTGCTGCTGGACTTGAAGATGCCGAAGGTCGACGGCCTGGACGTCTTGCGGGCCCTCAAGGCGGACGCCGATTTCGTGGTGCCGATCGTGATGATCACCTCCTCGGGTGAGGAGCGCGACGTCGTCGAGAGCTACGCGCTGGGCGTCAACAGCTTCGTCGTCAAGCCGGTCGACGGATTCGAGCTGACGCGGGCGATCCGAACGTTGTGCACCTATTGGCTCGCGCTCAACCGGGTCCCCGAGGGTTGA
- the sigH gene encoding RNA polymerase sporulation sigma factor SigH → MALTQPAAEALDYHERPDEDLVSAAKSGDNLAMEFLLNKYKNFVRIKAKSYFLIGADREDIIQEGMIGLYKAVRDFKADKLSSFRAFAELCITRQIITAIKTATRQKHIPLNQYISLNKPIYDEDSERTLLDVMPSQKTSDPEELVINQEVSEDIKARIQENLSDLESQVLLSYLEGKSYQEMARDLNRHVKSIDNALQRVKRKIEKNLAEIELP, encoded by the coding sequence ATGGCGCTCACTCAGCCCGCCGCCGAGGCCCTCGACTATCACGAGCGGCCGGACGAAGACCTCGTCTCAGCGGCGAAATCCGGCGACAATCTCGCCATGGAGTTCTTGCTCAACAAGTACAAGAACTTCGTCCGGATCAAGGCCAAGAGCTATTTCCTCATCGGCGCGGACCGAGAGGACATCATTCAGGAAGGGATGATCGGCCTGTACAAGGCCGTCCGCGATTTCAAGGCTGACAAGCTCTCGAGCTTCCGTGCCTTCGCGGAACTCTGCATCACCCGTCAGATCATCACCGCGATCAAGACGGCGACCCGGCAGAAGCACATCCCGCTCAATCAGTACATCTCGCTGAACAAGCCGATCTACGACGAGGACAGCGAGCGCACGCTGCTCGACGTGATGCCCTCGCAGAAGACGTCCGATCCCGAAGAGCTCGTGATCAATCAGGAAGTCTCCGAGGACATCAAGGCGCGGATCCAAGAGAATCTCTCGGACCTCGAGTCGCAGGTGCTGCTCTCATACCTGGAAGGCAAGTCCTACCAGGAGATGGCGCGCGACCTCAATCGCCACGTCAAGTCGATCGACAACGCGCTGCAGCGCGTCAAGCGGAAGATCGAGAAGAACCTGGCCGAGATCGAGCTGCCTTGA